The proteins below come from a single Harpia harpyja isolate bHarHar1 chromosome 2, bHarHar1 primary haplotype, whole genome shotgun sequence genomic window:
- the MTHFD2L gene encoding bifunctional methylenetetrahydrofolate dehydrogenase/cyclohydrolase 2, mitochondrial isoform X3 gives MAAATAFSFFSSSSSSSVLRPGLAPLRRWRALSQPAPRAAYGTSSSPRSAASDEATIISGTKLAKQVLKEVQRDVESWISFGNKRPHLSVILVGDNPASHIYVRNKIKAAAAVGISSEVILRPKDVSQEELLDMTVKLNKDSTVSGVLVQLPLPDHIDERTVCNAIAPEKDVDGFHVMNIGRLCLDQPSIIPATAAAVWEIIKRTGIQTFGKNVVVAGRSKNVGMPISMLLHTDGEHERPGGDATVTITHRYTPKEQLKIHTQLADIVIVAAERKLLWWGEGSLDSPFGDTLLLG, from the exons ATGGCGGCGGCGACAGccttctccttcttttcttcctcctcctcctcctcggtgcTGCGCCCGGGCTTGGCGCCGCTGAGGCGATGGCGAGCCCTCTCGCAACCGGCGCCCCGGGCCGCTTACGGCACCAGCAGCTCCCCTCGCAGCGCCGCCAG TGATGAAGCAACCATTATCTCAGGGACAAAGCTTGCTAAACAAGTTTTGAAAGAAGTTCAAAGGGATGTAGAATCGTGGATATCCTTTGGAAACAAGAGACCTCATCTCAGTGTCATATTAGTAGGAGACAATCCAGCTAGTCATATTTATGTCAGAAACAAGATAAAAGCAGCTGCAGCTGTAG GCATTTCTAGTGAGGTCATACTGAGGCCTAAAGACGTTTCTCAGGAAGAACTCTTAGATATGACGGTAAAACTCAACAAGGATTCAACAGTTAGTGGTGTATTAGTTCAGCTACCTCTCCCAG ATCACATAGATGAACGAACAGTTTGTAACGCTATCGCACCTGAAAAGGATGTGGATGGATTTCATGTTATGAATATTGGACGCCTGTGTCTTGATCAGCCTTCTATAAtacctgccactgctgctgccgTGTGGGAAATTATAAAACGGACAG gaatACAAACATTCGGAAAAAATGTTGTTGTAGCAGGAAGATCCAAGAATGTTGGAATGCCTATTTCAATGCTTTTACATACTGATGGAGAGCATGAAAGGCCTGGAG GTGATGCTACTGTGACCATTACTCACAGATACACACCGAAAGAGCAGCTCAAGATCCATACACAACTCGCTGACATTGTAATAGTAGCTGCAG